AATACTGAAAAAATGACTCCTGCCACAAAACTGCCCATATTTGATGCAGTTTTAATCAGGCGGCAGTTTGTTTGCACAAAATATGCGCGCCCACGTTGACGGGCCTTTTCCCGCATTCCCGCCCAAATTTTTCAAAAATCATTCATAATCAATGCCTTATTCGATGAATTTCGAATCTGGCACGATTCTTGGTTTACATTCCGTGACTGCGAAATCGTGATTGCCACTCTGGTGGTCAACGGATGTGCCGGGAGGTCGCATATTATGAAATTGGTTACTGCTGTTATCAAACCGTTCAAGCTCGACGAAGTTCGCGAAGCGTTAAGCGCGCTTGGTGTTCAGGGTCTGACGGTCACCGAAGTCAAAGGTTTTGGCCGCCAGAAAGGTCAAACCGAAATCTATCGTGGCGCCGAATACATGGTCAGCTTCCTGCCGAAGGTAAAGCTGGAAGTCGCGATCACGGATAATCTGGTCGATCAGGTTGTCGAAGCCATCACCAAAACGGCTCAGACCGGAAAAATCGGGGACGGCAAGATTTTCGTTCTCGACGTAAGCCATGCGGTTCGTATCCGCACCGGCGAAACCGGCGACGACGCCCTGTAAGCCCGGAGACAAGGGGAGACATTATGAAAATCTCGATGAAAAATACTGGCCTTGCCGGTCTAATTGGGGCAGCCACTCTGGCGATGATCGAACCGGCCTCTGCACAGGATGCAGCCGCCGCTTCCGGGGTTTCGGCAGAAACCGGCTACATTTTCAATACTTTCAGCTTCCTGATCCA
The window above is part of the Thalassospira marina genome. Proteins encoded here:
- a CDS encoding P-II family nitrogen regulator, translated to MKLVTAVIKPFKLDEVREALSALGVQGLTVTEVKGFGRQKGQTEIYRGAEYMVSFLPKVKLEVAITDNLVDQVVEAITKTAQTGKIGDGKIFVLDVSHAVRIRTGETGDDAL